The Macaca mulatta isolate MMU2019108-1 chromosome X, T2T-MMU8v2.0, whole genome shotgun sequence DNA window ACAACTGTGGGAGAAGCGGCCACATCGCCAAAGACTGTAAGGAACCTAAACGAGAGAGAGACCAACACTGTTATACCTGCGGCAGACTAGGACATCTGGCTTGTGATTGTGATCATCAGAAAGAGCAGAAATGCTACTCTTGCGGCAAACTTGGGCACATTCAGAAAGACTGCGCCCAGGTCAAGTGCTACCGATGCGGCGAAACTGGTCATGTGGCCATCAATTGTAGCAAGGCGAGCCAGGTCAACTGCTACCGCTGTGGCGAATCCGGACATCTAGCCAGGGAATGTCCCAGTGAGGCTACCGCTTAAATTTTTCCCTTTGTCATCTTCCCCCCTCCTTTTGCTGATTgataattgtattattttctctgaaaacttcaCTGACCAAAAGGTCGATAGATTGGGCTACTCTCAGGCAAGTGAGCTTTAATTACCATGTTAAAGGAGGAAagagctaggaaaaaaaaaaccaaaaactcaaAAAAGTTAATCATTGCTAGATGCCCCACAATTAATGTGCTGCTTCTGCCCCACAGGCAAATCTAGTTATTGAATAGTCATTCTGAGCACCAATCACTTTGGGGGTTCTTTTGGTGTATTTTGATTTCACACATTTAATTAGGAGGCACTATTGGAAGAGCTGGATCCATATTGCCATATTGGTGAACAAATCAGAACAAGTTTAGAAACACAGGCCTAGAATCtattaacaagaaaaatattGTGTCAGATGAAGGTAAATtgccagagagaaaaagaacaggaGGTAAAAGGATAAAAAGAGAATGTGTATGtgggggaaagagggaaagaatgtGGTTCTGTTTTAGATACACAAGGCCACCCTGAGGAGGTTATATTTCCTCAGAGATCCATAGGGCAAATAAAGCTGATTCTGAAAATCCATGACCTTGCCAAAGTAACTTTAATTTTATCACATTGATGGCTTTGAATTATCTGGCCTCATTAGCTTTTAAACAACACTGAAAGAGACATCCCTGTCTGGCCCTGCACAGGGTGTGTAGTTTAATGAAAataaacctggccgggcgcggtggctcaagcctgtaatcccaacactttgggaggccgaggtgggagatggagaccatcctgtctaacatggtgaaaccccatctctactaaaaatacaaaattagccaggcatggtggtgtatgcctgtaatactagctactcaggaggctgaggcaggagaattgcttgaacccgggaggcggaagttgcagtgagccgagattgcaccattgcactcaagcctgggcaacaagtgcgaaactccatctcaaaagaaaaaacttatttttagtcTCTCTGGAACAAAAGCAAAGATCAGGAAGCAAAAAACacatatttctgtggaaaacTTTCAGGTGCACTACTCCCTGTAGTCTTGCAAAAGTCACAGCCAGCATTCTGTACTTGAGTCCATAACCCATGCTGTATGCTTTGGGACACGGGTAGACAACTATATAACATCCACCACACAAGTTTTAGGTAAAACTGCTTATATAAGCCCTGTATTAATAGATACAAACAGGAAGGCACACCAATAGAGactaaaaaagcattttataaaattgaagCGTCTTCCTGATTTATGAACAAAATAtctgttaaaaaataagataGGGCTAACAGGGTTTCTGCTTCTGAGAAGATGAAATACAAGTACTATTCTTCTGgctaaatgcaaaaaaaatacCTCTGAACattgtatataaaatacacataagaaaactgggctgggcgcggtgactcacgcctgtaatcccagcactttcggaggccgaggtgggcggatcacgaggtcaggagtttgagaccagcctgaccaacatggtggaaccccgtatctactaaaaatacaaaaattagttgggtgtggtggctcatgcctgtaatcccagcactttgggaggccaaggcaggtggatcacctgaggttgggagttcaagaccagcctgaccaacatggagaaacctcgtctctactaaaaatacaaaattagccagacgtggtggtgcatgcctgtaatcccagctacttgggaggctgaggcaggagaatcgcttgaaccccagaggcagaggttgcagtgagctgagattgtaccattgcactccagtctgggtgacagagcaagactctgtctcaaaaaaaaaaaaaaggaaaagaaaaaagaaaagaga harbors:
- the ZCCHC13 gene encoding zinc finger CCHC domain-containing protein 13, yielding MSSKDFFACGRSGHWTRGCPRGGAGGQGGGGHGRGSQCSSTTLSYTCYRCGEFGHHAKNCVLLGNICYNCGRSGHIAKDCKEPKRERDQHCYTCGRLGHLACDCDHQKEQKCYSCGKLGHIQKDCAQVKCYRCGETGHVAINCSKASQVNCYRCGESGHLARECPSEATA